In Plasmodium gaboni strain SY75 chromosome 11, whole genome shotgun sequence, the following proteins share a genomic window:
- a CDS encoding putative serine/threonine protein kinase encodes MSKDKRNRFTSNSFDSSNHERKFKNVNKIYKSKHEENSPDGDSYNINNNEKEKSKEKLKKDEKKKSKEIYNSFNSPNSTSSDSDENGLHLNFSNGSSSSSENGFEILRTEENEDKLLEERRRNREALKEKLKNMVNENEQNNKESEKPGNDQIKKDYNNEAFLISENKNDDVIITNDIPSNPSYIEQNDAACIFAPNNDVIEDTCSSLSSDHEIVEEKQNKEKSEAVKECSDLYNDLKKKIDEEKAKIRSFIIKQKELHERIKMNLDDSLYVNKSKENGDTHNNLTNKKSPVENEEDEMEEDYDDDNDDFDMFSCVQANKKRKVEKVHITDYYTTGNNANLSDNWNDSEGYYKAMVGEVIDKRYSVVCELVGKGVFSNVLKCYDMVNKIHVAVKVIRDNDMMKKAAEKEISILKKLNQYDKDNKRHIIRLLSSIKYKNHLCLVFEWMWGNLRIALKKYGNGHGLNATAVHCYTKQLFIALRHMRKCRIMHADLKPDNILINEKFNALKVCDLGSASDISENEITSYLVSRFYRAPEIILGFRYDAQIDVWSAAATVFELATGKILFPGKSNNHMIKLMMEYKGKFSHKMIKGGQFYSQHFNENLDFLYVDRDHYSKKEVVRVISDLRPTKNITCDLLEHQYWLKGNSPKMQFLKKKIKQLGDLLEKCLILDPSKRYTPDQALQHPYLRESIHFSKSQNE; translated from the exons ATGTCCAAAGATAAGAGAAATCGGTTTACATCCAATTCTTTTGATTCTAGCAACCATGAAAGAAAATTTAAGaatgtaaataaaatttataaatcAAAACATGAGGAGAATAGTCCCGATGGTgattcatataatataaataataacgaaaaagaaaaaagtaaagaaaaattaaaaaaagatgaaaagaaaaaatctaaagaaatttataattcatttaattcTCCTAATTCTACTAGTAGCGATTCGGATGAAAATGGATTACATCTAAATTTTTCCAACGGATCAA GTTCGAGTAGTGAAAACGGATTTGAGATACTACGAACAGAAGAAAATGAGGATAAACTTCTAGAAGaaagaagaagaaataGAGAAGcattaaaagaaaaattaaaaaacatggttaatgaaaatgaacaaaataacAAAGAGAGTGAAAAACCAGGGAATGATCagataaaaaaagattatAACAATGAAGCTTTTTTGATAAgtgaaaataaaaatgatgatgttataataacaaatgATATACCATCTAATCCATCATATATCGAGCAAAA TGATGCGGCCTGCATTTTTGCACCCAACAACGATGTTATTGAAGATACATGCTCATCACTCTCATCAGATCATGAAATTGTAgaagaaaaacaaaataaagaaaaatcAGAAGCAGTGAAAGAGTGTAGTGATTTGTATaatgatttaaaaaaaaaaattgacGAAGAAAAGGCCAAAATTAGGTCCTTTATAATCAAACAGAAAGAATTACATgaaagaataaaaatg AATCTGGATGACAGTTTATATGTGAATAAAAGTAAGGAAAATGGAGATAcacataataatttaacTAATAAGAAAAGCCCTGTTGAAAATGAAGAGGATGAGATGGAAGAAGATTATGATGACGACAATGATGATTTTGATATGTTTTCCTGCGTACAAGCAAATAAAAAGAGAAAAGTTGAAAAAGTACATATAACTGATTATTATACAACAGGAAATAATGCAAATTTGTCAGATAACTGGAATGATTCAGAGGGATATTACAAg gCTATGGTTGGTGAAGTTATTGATAAAAGATACAGTGTTGTGTGTGAACTGGTGGGGAAAGGTGTTTTTTCAAATGTATTAAAGTGTTATGATATGGTAAATAAAATTCATGTAGCTGTAAAAGTTATTAGAGATAATGATATGATGAAGAAGGCTGcagaaaaagaaatatcTATTTTGAAGAAGTTAAATCAATATGATAAGGACAATAAAAGACACATCATTCGTTTATTGAGTagtataaaatataaaaatcatTTATGTTTAGTGTTTGAGTGGATGTGGGGTAACTTAAGAATAGCGCTAAAAAA GTATGGAAATGGACATGGACTAAATGCAACAGCCGTTCACTGTTACACAAAGCAATTATTTATAGCCCTAAGACATATGAGAAAATGCCGAATAATGCATGCTGATC TAAAACCGGataatattcttattaatgaaaaatttaACGCCTTAAAAGTTTGCGATTTAGGAAGTGCAAGTGATATATCAGAAAATGAAATTACGTCATATTTAGTTAGTAGGTTTTATAGAGCACCTGAAATTATTTTGGGTTTTCGATATGATGCTCAGATTGATGTTTGGTCAGCTGCTGCAACTGTATTTGAATTAGCAACAGGGAAAATCTTGTTTCCG gGTAAGTCAAATAATCATATGATAAAACTGATGATGGAATATAAGGGCAAATTTTCAcataaaatgataaaagGTGGGCAATTTTATTCTCAGCATTTTAATGAAAATTTGGATTTTCTTTATGTGGATAGAGATCATTATTCCAAAAAAGAAGTTGTAAGAGTTATATCTGATTTGAGACCTAccaaaaatataacatgTGATTTATTGGAGCATCAATATTGGTTAAAGG GTAATAGTCCTAAAATGCaatttttgaaaaaaaaaataaaacaacTAGGAGATTTATTAGAGAAATGTTTAATTCTTGATCCATCTAAACGATATACTCCAGATCAAGCTTTACAACATCCTTATTTAAGAGAATCTATTCATTTTTCCAAATCTCAAAATGAATAA